Proteins from one Oryza sativa Japonica Group chromosome 12, ASM3414082v1 genomic window:
- the LOC9269225 gene encoding uncharacterized protein, whose protein sequence is MEGSSASQAKALFKATLLGLAILSMVTWVPHMYSCIKMFLVSVPSAASTLATPRCLFIFSNIIVIFLASELKLSEGESFGESPIPTNHGSDDSIRYRVEAFTLTTKSNDVIVNHVVEEQVSTVIVHDDSLQQLDQCEQVDASSTMSMDKESRRDNNNNNLAIGANVGNNGESEEVEEQGGAISLGKVIEEEMIEEEDVGLPTDELNRRVEDFIARFNMERQLEARMLVCCY, encoded by the coding sequence ATGGAAGGAAGTTCTGCAAGCCAGGCCAAGGCCTTGTTCAAAGCCACTCTTCTTGGCCTGGCCATCCTATCCATGGTGACATGGGTGCCACACATGTATTCCTGCATTAAGATGTTCTTGGTTTCGGTCCCTTCCGCGGCTTCCACCCTCGCGACACCGAGGTGCCTGTTCATCTTCTCCAACATCATCGTCATCTTCCTCGCCAGCGAGTTAAAACTCTCCGAGGGGGAGAGCTTCGGCGAGTCTCCGATCCCGACCAATCATGGCTCTGATGATTCCATCAGATATAGGGTTGAAGCTTTCACTCTAACTACCAAGTCAAACGATGTGATTGTTAACCATGTTGTTGAAGAGCAAGTTAGCACGGTAATTGTACATGATGACAGCCTGCAACAGCTAGATCAATGTGAACAAGTGGATGCTTCATCAACCATGTCCATGGACAAGGAATCGAGACGagacaacaacaataataactTAGCAATTGGTGCTAATGTTGGCAATAATGGAGAAAGTGAGGAAGTGGAAGAACAGGGAGGAGCAATATCACTAGGCAAGGTAATCGAGGAGGAAATGATTGAGGAGGAAGATGTTGGGTTGCCAACTGATGAGCTGAATCGTAGAGTGGAGGACTTCATTGCAAGGTTCAACATGGAGAGGCAGCTTGAGGCAAGGATGCTTGTCTGCTGCTACTAA